One window of Candidatus Poribacteria bacterium genomic DNA carries:
- a CDS encoding LamG domain-containing protein, with translation MRKFVTCLCAVYLIAGFQSTGTAAELEGLVVYFAFEENTGKTVADLSGNGQDGKLEGDTSWTDGKFGKAVDFGGKDGIVRVEHSDAFEFTDGITIAAWILPTLKAGPGTWQLIAAKGPDVQEFFEVLLHPDGFIWMGWKLTGGRNVPAQSPRDVVKDTWQHVAVSFQTGKWWTIYLDGEVLIDYPKTGDKLVPIDAPLMLGTEEPPALNRYYNGVIDEFALFNRGLSQNEIKEIQGGIQEILAVEPDEKLPTTWGLLKQRYGVRDGSN, from the coding sequence ATGCGTAAATTTGTAACTTGTCTGTGTGCTGTGTATCTGATAGCGGGTTTCCAAAGTACCGGCACAGCCGCCGAACTCGAGGGTTTGGTCGTCTATTTTGCTTTTGAAGAGAATACTGGTAAAACCGTTGCGGATCTCTCTGGTAACGGACAGGATGGGAAATTAGAGGGCGATACCTCGTGGACCGATGGTAAATTCGGGAAAGCGGTGGATTTCGGTGGCAAAGATGGAATTGTTCGGGTTGAACATTCCGATGCGTTTGAGTTTACCGATGGCATTACGATTGCCGCTTGGATTCTACCGACTTTGAAGGCGGGACCCGGTACATGGCAACTGATAGCGGCGAAGGGACCTGATGTTCAAGAGTTTTTCGAGGTGCTACTCCATCCGGACGGTTTTATATGGATGGGGTGGAAGTTGACAGGGGGACGTAACGTGCCAGCACAGAGTCCTCGTGATGTGGTCAAAGACACATGGCAGCACGTTGCTGTTTCATTTCAGACTGGAAAATGGTGGACGATCTATCTTGATGGTGAGGTCCTGATAGATTACCCGAAGACAGGCGACAAGCTGGTGCCGATCGATGCACCGCTTATGCTCGGCACTGAGGAACCACCGGCTCTCAATCGCTACTATAACGGTGTTATTGATGAGTTCGCGCTCTTTAACCGTGGGCTTTCGCAAAATGAAATTAAAGAGATTCAGGGTGGCATCCAAGAGATTTTAGCTGTTGAACCCGATGAAAAATTACCCACAACATGGGGACTTCTCAAACAGAGATATGGTGTGCGCGATGGGTCAAATTGA